A DNA window from Chelativorans sp. AA-79 contains the following coding sequences:
- a CDS encoding carboxymuconolactone decarboxylase family protein: protein MQPRLNFFQASPEIIKAVRTLNQAVDTCGLEKSLLHLVKLRASQINGCSYCVDMHSREAREDGDSEQRVLLVAAWRESPLYSERERAAFAWTEKLTRLSQTAMVEDEEFEEARKHFSEDELVKLSVAIGMINVWNRLCVPFRSIHPVKTESRAAAE from the coding sequence GCCGTTCGGACGCTGAATCAGGCCGTGGACACGTGCGGCCTTGAAAAGAGCCTCCTGCACCTCGTCAAGCTCAGGGCGTCGCAGATCAACGGCTGCTCCTATTGCGTGGACATGCACAGCCGCGAGGCGCGCGAGGACGGCGACAGCGAACAGCGCGTGCTTCTCGTGGCGGCCTGGCGGGAATCGCCGCTCTATTCCGAGCGCGAGCGTGCCGCCTTCGCCTGGACGGAGAAGCTGACGCGGCTTTCGCAAACCGCCATGGTCGAGGACGAGGAATTCGAGGAGGCGCGCAAGCATTTCTCCGAGGACGAGCTGGTGAAGCTCTCCGTCGCCATCGGCATGATCAATGTGTGGAACCGCCTCTGCGTGCCCTTCCGCAGCATCCATCCGGTGAAGACGGAGAGCCGGGCCGCTGCCGAGTGA
- a CDS encoding DoxX family protein gives MPGDSLPWVVILARILLGGAFAFAGLRNLTNLPVLTSILAGRGVPLPRVALLAGIAVQIVCGLLVITGVWTVAAAAGLILFLVLATYLFNNFWDHQGIERGNRINGVVSNVALVGAFLLVMAL, from the coding sequence ATGCCTGGCGACAGCCTTCCCTGGGTCGTGATCCTTGCCCGCATCCTTCTCGGCGGCGCCTTCGCCTTCGCGGGGCTCCGCAACCTCACAAACCTCCCCGTGCTGACCTCCATCCTGGCCGGCCGCGGCGTACCGCTGCCGCGCGTGGCGCTTCTTGCCGGGATTGCCGTTCAGATCGTCTGCGGCTTGCTGGTCATCACCGGGGTTTGGACCGTCGCCGCGGCGGCGGGGCTCATCCTTTTCCTCGTCCTCGCCACCTATCTTTTCAACAATTTCTGGGATCATCAGGGGATCGAGCGCGGCAACCGCATCAACGGCGTGGTCAGCAACGTGGCGCTGGTCGGCGCGTTTCTGCTGGTGATGGCATTATAG
- a CDS encoding BrnT family toxin, translating to MEFEYDPEKSARNRAKHGIDFEEAQALWLDEWLLEVSARTVDEPRYLAIGTLGGKHWTAVFTRRNGRIRLMSVRCSREQEVRHYEDVI from the coding sequence ATGGAGTTCGAATATGATCCGGAGAAGAGCGCTCGAAACCGCGCCAAACACGGCATTGATTTCGAGGAGGCACAGGCCCTTTGGCTGGACGAGTGGCTGCTCGAAGTCTCGGCGCGAACGGTCGATGAGCCGCGGTATCTCGCGATCGGCACGTTGGGCGGGAAGCATTGGACAGCGGTCTTCACGCGCAGAAACGGCCGGATAAGGCTTATGTCGGTTCGCTGCTCTCGGGAACAGGAAGTCCGCCACTACGAGGACGTGATATGA
- a CDS encoding CopG family antitoxin yields MKVKAAEFDEAFDAGEDVSDLVDWGASRRPNLETRRVNVDFPAWVVEGLDQQAKKLGVSRQALIKLWIAERLG; encoded by the coding sequence ATGAAAGTTAAAGCCGCAGAGTTCGATGAGGCCTTCGACGCAGGAGAGGATGTCTCCGATCTGGTTGATTGGGGCGCTTCTCGACGGCCCAATCTGGAAACCAGAAGGGTGAACGTCGACTTTCCAGCCTGGGTCGTGGAAGGACTTGACCAGCAGGCGAAGAAGCTGGGCGTCAGCCGCCAAGCTCTTATCAAATTATGGATTGCTGAGCGTCTGGGATAG
- a CDS encoding 3-carboxy-cis,cis-muconate cycloisomerase: MSVSAFDHPILSALVGDEDFATLFSVAAELAAILRFEAALAEAEAEEDLIPAEAAEAISAALKRFKPDIGALNQGVAQDGVVVPALLRQVRETLADEHRVHLHFGGTSQDVIDTALAIRLSEAASLLAARLDTVVETLDALEKRDGGIEVMAHTRMQAAIPITAARKIASWREPLMRHRARLETVRKSVATLTFGGAAGTLEKLGGKGAAVAARLARKLGLNVVAHARHSERDGIADLAAFLSLVTGSLGKMGQDVALMAQSEMGEVKLSTGGGSSAMPHKHNPVKAETLVTLARFNATLLSGMHHALVHENERSGAAWTLEWMLLPQMVVATGAALRTANDLAGGISFVGRRKS; the protein is encoded by the coding sequence ATGAGCGTCAGCGCCTTCGACCACCCGATCCTTTCAGCACTCGTCGGCGACGAGGATTTCGCTACGCTCTTTTCCGTGGCCGCGGAGCTTGCGGCCATTCTCCGCTTCGAGGCGGCACTCGCCGAGGCCGAAGCCGAGGAGGACCTCATTCCGGCGGAAGCGGCGGAGGCGATTTCCGCCGCCCTCAAGCGTTTCAAGCCGGATATCGGCGCGCTGAACCAGGGTGTCGCGCAGGATGGGGTGGTCGTCCCCGCCCTTCTCCGACAGGTCCGCGAGACGCTCGCGGACGAGCACCGCGTCCATCTCCATTTCGGCGGGACCAGCCAGGATGTGATCGACACCGCACTCGCGATCCGTCTTTCCGAAGCGGCCTCTCTTCTCGCCGCACGGCTCGATACGGTGGTCGAGACCCTCGATGCGCTGGAGAAGCGCGACGGCGGCATCGAGGTGATGGCGCATACGCGCATGCAGGCGGCGATCCCCATCACTGCCGCGCGCAAGATCGCCTCCTGGCGCGAGCCGCTGATGCGGCACCGCGCGCGGCTTGAAACGGTGCGCAAGTCGGTGGCCACCCTTACCTTCGGCGGTGCTGCGGGTACGCTTGAGAAACTCGGCGGCAAAGGCGCGGCCGTCGCCGCGCGGCTCGCCAGGAAGCTGGGCCTCAACGTCGTCGCCCATGCCCGCCATTCCGAGCGCGACGGCATCGCCGACCTCGCGGCCTTCCTGTCACTTGTCACGGGAAGCCTGGGCAAGATGGGTCAGGATGTCGCCCTGATGGCGCAGAGCGAGATGGGCGAAGTGAAGCTCTCTACAGGCGGCGGATCCTCCGCCATGCCGCACAAGCATAACCCGGTGAAGGCGGAGACCCTCGTCACGCTCGCCCGCTTCAACGCGACGCTGCTTTCGGGCATGCACCACGCGCTGGTGCATGAAAACGAGCGCTCTGGTGCCGCCTGGACGCTCGAATGGATGCTCCTGCCGCAGATGGTGGTGGCGACGGGAGCCGCGCTCAGGACGGCGAACGATCTCGCGGGCGGGATTTCCTTCGTCGGGCGGAGGAAGTCATAA
- the pcaG gene encoding protocatechuate 3,4-dioxygenase subunit alpha: MAQTLTRLKETASQTAGPYVHIGLTPNVCEINGVYPEDLGIAMVNEKTRGERITLKMRIFDGTGSVIRDALIEIWQADADGLYNSPSEPRGKADPNFTGWGRQAADGDGVFTFATVKPGRVPFLDGRPQAPHVSLWIAARGINLGLQTRMYFGDEQEANAEDPILTRLEHQNRVPTLIAQRDGDTYSFDIHLQGEKETVFFDV; this comes from the coding sequence ATGGCGCAGACGCTGACGCGGCTTAAGGAAACCGCCTCCCAGACCGCAGGCCCTTACGTCCATATCGGGCTCACGCCGAATGTCTGCGAAATCAATGGCGTGTACCCGGAGGATCTCGGCATCGCCATGGTCAACGAGAAGACCAGGGGCGAGCGGATCACGCTGAAGATGCGCATCTTCGACGGCACGGGCTCGGTGATCAGGGACGCGCTGATCGAGATCTGGCAGGCGGACGCCGACGGGCTCTACAACTCGCCGTCCGAGCCGCGCGGCAAGGCCGATCCCAACTTCACCGGCTGGGGCCGTCAGGCCGCCGACGGCGATGGTGTCTTCACCTTCGCGACGGTCAAGCCCGGCCGCGTGCCCTTCCTCGATGGAAGGCCGCAGGCGCCGCACGTCTCGCTCTGGATCGCCGCGCGCGGCATCAATCTCGGCCTGCAGACGCGCATGTATTTCGGTGACGAGCAGGAGGCGAATGCCGAGGATCCCATCCTCACGCGCCTGGAGCACCAGAACCGGGTGCCGACCTTGATTGCGCAGCGGGACGGCGACACCTACAGTTTCGATATCCATCTCCAGGGCGAGAAGGAAACCGTGTTCTTCGACGTGTGA
- the pcaH gene encoding protocatechuate 3,4-dioxygenase subunit beta: protein MKNTKPETGGFFQRDRTWHPPAFAPGYKSTVVRSPQRAPVSFGNTLSEITGPVFGRSMLGPLDNDLTLNYAKSGESAIGPRIIVYGRVLDESARPVPNVLVEFWQANAGGRYRHKKDGYLAPLDPNFGGCGRTITDEDGNYHFRTVQPGAYPWPNGINDWRPAHIHFAIFGHGFVQRLITQMYFEGDPMIWQCPIVRTIPDKRAIEGLIAALDMESTVPMDARAYKFDIVLRGRRSTLFENRLEGN, encoded by the coding sequence ATGAAGAATACGAAGCCTGAGACGGGCGGCTTCTTCCAGCGCGACCGGACCTGGCATCCGCCGGCCTTCGCGCCGGGCTACAAGAGCACGGTGGTGCGCTCGCCGCAGCGCGCGCCCGTCTCCTTCGGCAACACGCTTTCCGAGATCACCGGCCCGGTCTTCGGCCGCAGCATGCTGGGCCCGCTCGACAACGACCTGACGCTGAACTACGCCAAATCAGGCGAGAGTGCCATCGGCCCGCGCATCATCGTCTATGGCCGGGTGCTGGACGAGAGCGCGCGGCCCGTGCCGAACGTGCTGGTGGAGTTCTGGCAAGCCAATGCCGGCGGGCGTTACCGGCACAAGAAGGATGGCTATCTCGCGCCACTCGATCCCAATTTCGGCGGCTGCGGGCGCACGATCACCGACGAGGACGGCAACTATCACTTCCGCACCGTCCAGCCGGGCGCCTACCCCTGGCCCAACGGCATCAATGATTGGCGCCCGGCCCACATCCATTTCGCCATCTTCGGGCACGGCTTCGTGCAGCGGTTGATCACGCAGATGTATTTCGAGGGCGACCCGATGATCTGGCAGTGCCCGATCGTGCGCACCATTCCCGACAAGCGCGCGATCGAGGGGCTGATCGCCGCGCTCGACATGGAATCGACCGTGCCGATGGATGCGCGGGCCTATAAGTTCGACATCGTGCTGCGCGGGCGCCGCTCGACGCTGTTCGAGAACAGACTGGAGGGGAATTGA
- the pcaC gene encoding 4-carboxymuconolactone decarboxylase, translating into MSADEKSKRFKEGMATRRSVLGDAWVDRAEANKTEFDVPFQELITEAAWGHVWSRPDWTKRERSMVTIALLAALGQHEELAMHVRATANTGATAEDLREAMLHVAVYAGVPAANHAIKIIKQTLAEMESGEKT; encoded by the coding sequence ATGAGCGCTGACGAAAAGTCGAAGCGGTTCAAGGAAGGCATGGCGACGCGCCGCTCCGTGCTGGGCGATGCCTGGGTGGATCGGGCCGAGGCCAACAAAACGGAGTTCGATGTCCCGTTTCAGGAGCTGATCACCGAAGCCGCCTGGGGGCATGTGTGGTCGCGCCCGGACTGGACCAAGCGCGAGCGCTCGATGGTGACCATTGCGCTGCTCGCAGCTCTTGGCCAGCATGAGGAGCTTGCCATGCATGTGCGCGCCACCGCGAACACGGGCGCCACGGCGGAAGACCTTCGCGAGGCCATGCTGCATGTGGCTGTTTATGCCGGCGTTCCCGCCGCCAACCACGCGATCAAGATCATCAAGCAGACGCTTGCCGAGATGGAATCGGGAGAGAAGACATGA
- a CDS encoding helix-turn-helix domain-containing protein → MPLRSRLHNWEISLHRHEALFQIFILEAGEGELLGEDEPHPFAAPAAIYIAPGAAHGFRYYARNADGLVITTLADRLSPIRAVDPAIAAYLARTQITALAGTGADGALVAPLAARIHDELHRAGPGGDVLLDAMVTELVLRLARAGARAEEAETPAALRNRDRQRMHALSTLLAAHCREHRPVGFYAEKLGVSPAHLNRIARREASASVQELAARHLLKAARRELVFTPTPIQAIAYSLGFQDPAYFNRFFKRQTGITPGAFREMEQRKLAA, encoded by the coding sequence TTGCCGCTGCGCAGCCGGCTGCACAATTGGGAGATTTCGCTGCACCGGCACGAGGCGCTCTTCCAGATCTTCATCCTGGAGGCCGGCGAGGGTGAGCTTCTCGGGGAGGACGAGCCGCATCCCTTTGCTGCCCCCGCTGCCATCTACATTGCGCCGGGTGCGGCGCACGGCTTCCGCTACTATGCACGCAATGCCGACGGGCTGGTGATCACGACTCTGGCGGACCGCCTGTCGCCGATCCGCGCCGTGGATCCCGCCATCGCAGCTTATCTGGCCAGGACGCAGATCACGGCGCTCGCCGGAACGGGGGCCGACGGCGCGCTGGTCGCGCCCCTGGCGGCCCGCATCCATGACGAGCTTCACCGTGCCGGGCCGGGGGGCGATGTCCTGCTCGACGCCATGGTTACGGAACTGGTGCTGCGGCTTGCGCGGGCGGGCGCTCGTGCCGAGGAAGCGGAGACCCCGGCCGCCCTCCGGAACCGCGACCGCCAGCGTATGCACGCGCTCTCGACACTACTCGCCGCCCACTGCCGGGAGCACCGGCCGGTCGGCTTCTATGCCGAAAAGCTCGGTGTCTCGCCCGCCCATCTCAACCGCATCGCGCGGCGCGAGGCGAGCGCCAGCGTGCAGGAACTTGCCGCCCGTCATCTCCTGAAGGCCGCGCGACGCGAACTCGTCTTCACCCCCACACCGATCCAGGCGATCGCCTATTCGCTGGGTTTCCAGGATCCCGCCTACTTCAACCGCTTCTTCAAGCGCCAGACCGGGATCACGCCGGGCGCCTTCCGCGAGATGGAGCAGAGGAAGCTGGCGGCTTAG
- a CDS encoding BrnA antitoxin family protein codes for MPKKKHAGSNDWVDLDDAPELTDDYFERADVYEGERLVRRGRPPSENPKKAISLRVDAEVLERFKATGPGWQRRMNAALRKAVGL; via the coding sequence ATGCCAAAGAAGAAGCACGCTGGCTCAAACGACTGGGTTGACCTCGACGACGCTCCGGAACTGACGGACGATTATTTCGAGCGGGCGGACGTCTATGAGGGCGAAAGGCTGGTACGCCGAGGCCGTCCGCCATCCGAGAACCCGAAAAAGGCGATCTCGCTGCGGGTAGATGCCGAAGTTCTCGAACGCTTCAAGGCGACAGGCCCTGGTTGGCAGCGCCGCATGAATGCGGCGCTGCGAAAGGCAGTAGGGCTGTAG
- a CDS encoding ABC transporter substrate-binding protein, translated as MKRLMTTMLAGALSLTAFSALAADDVALQLKWVTQAQFAGYYVAKDQGFYEEEDLNVEIKPGGPDIAPVQVLAGGGADVMVDWMPSALAAREKGVPVVNIAQPFARSGLNMVCRKETGIEKPEDFKGKTLGTWFFGNEYPLYSWLAKLGIPRDGSPEGVTIQKIGFNVDPLLQKQADCITAMTYNEYWQIIDAGLTPEDLVVFNYTDEGVATLEDGLYVLEDKLQDPAFVDKMTRFVRASMKGWQWAKENPDEAAMIVLDNDATGAQTEEHQKRMMGEIAKLLGDSPRLDEAAYQQTVESLLQGGSDPVITKEPEGAYTHEITDKL; from the coding sequence ATGAAAAGACTGATGACGACCATGCTAGCGGGCGCGCTGTCGCTTACGGCTTTCTCCGCACTGGCGGCCGACGACGTTGCCCTGCAGCTCAAATGGGTGACGCAGGCCCAGTTCGCTGGCTACTACGTGGCCAAGGACCAGGGCTTCTACGAGGAAGAGGACCTGAACGTCGAGATCAAGCCCGGCGGACCGGACATCGCGCCCGTGCAGGTGCTGGCCGGCGGCGGCGCAGACGTGATGGTGGACTGGATGCCCTCCGCGCTCGCCGCCCGCGAAAAGGGCGTGCCGGTGGTCAACATCGCCCAGCCCTTCGCCCGCTCCGGCCTCAACATGGTCTGCCGCAAGGAAACCGGCATCGAGAAGCCGGAGGATTTCAAGGGAAAAACGCTCGGCACCTGGTTCTTCGGCAACGAGTATCCGCTCTACAGCTGGCTCGCGAAGCTCGGCATCCCCCGCGACGGTTCGCCCGAGGGCGTGACGATCCAGAAGATCGGCTTCAATGTCGATCCGCTCCTGCAGAAGCAGGCCGACTGCATCACGGCCATGACCTACAACGAATACTGGCAGATCATCGATGCCGGACTGACACCTGAGGACCTCGTGGTCTTCAACTACACGGACGAGGGCGTGGCGACGCTGGAGGACGGGCTTTATGTGCTGGAGGACAAGCTCCAGGACCCCGCCTTTGTCGACAAGATGACCCGTTTCGTGCGCGCTTCCATGAAGGGCTGGCAGTGGGCGAAGGAGAACCCGGACGAGGCGGCGATGATCGTGCTCGACAACGACGCGACCGGCGCCCAGACGGAAGAGCACCAGAAGCGCATGATGGGCGAGATCGCCAAGCTTCTTGGCGACAGCCCCAGGCTCGACGAGGCGGCCTACCAGCAGACGGTGGAATCGCTCCTGCAGGGGGGCTCCGACCCCGTGATCACCAAGGAGCCGGAGGGCGCCTACACGCACGAGATCACGGACAAGCTCTAG
- a CDS encoding ABC transporter permease, which translates to MNVAVTGALVFWAGAWALNEWLSRLSPRTKLGRRAVGLLVPAIFGVTLLAVWEGLVRGLDVPTVLLPPPSMIWARIVGSLPTLWADFRQTFLKAVLIGYALGCGSGFVAAILIDRSPFLKRGLLPLGNFVSALPIVGIAPIMVMWFGFDWPSKAAVVVVMTFFPMLVNTVEGLNASSAIDRDLMRTYAASYWQTLFKLRLPAAAPFIFNALKINSTLALIGAIVAEFFGTPIVGMGFRISTEVGRMNIDMVWAEIAVAALAGSLFYGVVALIERAVTFWHPSVRGG; encoded by the coding sequence ATGAACGTCGCGGTCACGGGCGCGCTGGTTTTCTGGGCGGGCGCCTGGGCGCTCAATGAATGGCTGTCGCGGCTCAGCCCGCGCACGAAGCTCGGCCGCCGGGCTGTGGGCCTTCTGGTGCCCGCCATTTTCGGCGTGACCCTGCTCGCCGTCTGGGAGGGCCTGGTGCGCGGACTCGATGTGCCCACGGTGCTGCTCCCGCCGCCCTCCATGATCTGGGCACGCATTGTCGGATCCCTTCCCACGCTCTGGGCCGATTTCCGCCAGACATTCCTGAAGGCGGTGCTCATCGGCTACGCGCTCGGCTGCGGCTCGGGGTTCGTGGCGGCGATCCTCATCGACCGCTCGCCCTTCCTGAAACGCGGGCTCTTGCCGCTCGGCAATTTCGTCTCGGCGCTGCCGATCGTGGGCATCGCGCCCATCATGGTCATGTGGTTCGGCTTCGACTGGCCCTCGAAGGCCGCCGTCGTGGTGGTGATGACCTTCTTCCCCATGCTGGTGAACACGGTCGAGGGGCTCAATGCTTCGAGCGCGATCGACCGGGACCTGATGCGCACCTATGCCGCCTCCTATTGGCAGACGCTCTTCAAGCTGCGCCTGCCCGCGGCTGCGCCCTTCATCTTCAACGCGCTGAAAATCAACTCCACCCTGGCGCTGATCGGCGCTATCGTGGCGGAGTTCTTCGGCACACCCATCGTCGGCATGGGCTTTCGCATTTCCACCGAGGTCGGACGCATGAACATCGACATGGTGTGGGCGGAAATCGCGGTCGCGGCACTCGCGGGTTCGCTCTTCTACGGTGTCGTGGCCCTGATCGAACGGGCCGTCACCTTCTGGCACCCGTCCGTCCGCGGTGGATGA
- a CDS encoding ABC transporter permease has translation MTASARIAAPGSASAATGAALRKLTQGNTLPVLIVVAAIVAVWYGFTVYLNAPWQIDAYERAGTQWTAADLVRDTMAQDRPVLPAPHQVVAELWKTVVEVRPTSNRSLLKHAWITLSSTLLGFAIGTTLGVLLAIGIVHNRAMDKSVMPWVIASQTIPILAVAPMIIVVLNAIGLSGLLPKALISTYLSFFPVVVGMVKGFRSPEAIQLDLMRTYNASGPQTFWKLRWPSALPFLFTSMKVAVAISLVGAIVGELPTGAVAGLGARLLAGSYYGQTVQIWSALFMAAALAAILVAAIGIAQRLVMARMGARP, from the coding sequence ATGACCGCCTCCGCGCGCATAGCCGCGCCGGGCTCCGCCTCCGCCGCGACCGGTGCGGCGCTGCGCAAGCTCACGCAGGGCAACACCCTGCCTGTGCTGATCGTCGTGGCTGCCATCGTGGCGGTCTGGTACGGCTTCACGGTCTATCTGAACGCGCCCTGGCAGATCGACGCCTATGAGCGCGCCGGCACGCAGTGGACGGCGGCGGATCTGGTGCGCGACACCATGGCCCAGGACCGGCCGGTGCTGCCCGCGCCGCATCAGGTGGTGGCCGAACTCTGGAAGACGGTGGTGGAGGTCCGCCCGACCTCCAACCGCAGCCTTTTGAAACACGCCTGGATCACACTCTCCTCGACATTGCTCGGCTTCGCGATCGGCACCACGCTCGGCGTGCTCCTGGCCATAGGCATCGTGCATAACCGCGCCATGGACAAATCCGTGATGCCGTGGGTGATCGCCAGCCAGACGATCCCCATTCTCGCCGTGGCGCCGATGATCATCGTCGTGCTCAACGCGATCGGCCTTTCCGGCCTCCTGCCCAAGGCGCTGATCTCCACATACCTTTCCTTTTTTCCGGTGGTCGTCGGCATGGTGAAGGGCTTCCGCAGCCCCGAAGCGATCCAGCTCGACCTGATGCGCACCTACAATGCGAGCGGCCCGCAGACCTTCTGGAAGCTGCGCTGGCCGTCCGCCCTGCCCTTCCTCTTCACTTCCATGAAGGTGGCCGTCGCCATCAGCCTCGTGGGGGCCATCGTGGGCGAGTTGCCCACGGGCGCGGTCGCGGGTCTCGGTGCACGGCTGCTCGCCGGCTCCTATTACGGCCAGACCGTGCAGATCTGGTCCGCGCTCTTCATGGCTGCCGCCCTTGCCGCTATTCTCGTCGCCGCCATCGGCATCGCTCAGCGGCTGGTCATGGCCCGCATGGGGGCGCGTCCATGA
- a CDS encoding ABC transporter ATP-binding protein, protein MHPTQNIVEARNLSLIFETGDGPVQALSNVDLTVGRGEFVSFIGPSGCGKTTFLRVIADLEQPTAGEIRVGGLSPQEARKARTYGYVFQAAGLFPWRTIEKNVALPLEIMGYSAGEQKERVARTLDLVNLAGFERKFPWQLSGGMQQRASIARALSFDADLLLMDEPFGALDEIVRDHLNEQLLELWARTNKTICFVTHSIPEAVYLSTRIVVMSPRPGRVTDVIESTLPKERPLDIRDTPEFLEIAHRVREGLRAGHGDD, encoded by the coding sequence GTGCACCCAACGCAGAACATCGTCGAGGCCCGCAACCTGAGCCTCATCTTCGAGACCGGCGACGGGCCGGTCCAGGCCCTGTCCAATGTGGATCTCACCGTCGGCCGCGGCGAGTTCGTCTCCTTCATCGGCCCGTCCGGCTGCGGCAAGACGACCTTCCTGCGCGTCATCGCGGATCTGGAGCAGCCGACGGCGGGCGAAATTCGCGTCGGCGGGCTTTCGCCGCAGGAAGCACGCAAGGCGCGCACCTATGGCTATGTGTTCCAGGCCGCGGGGCTCTTTCCCTGGCGCACCATCGAGAAGAACGTCGCCCTGCCGCTGGAGATCATGGGCTACTCCGCCGGCGAGCAGAAGGAGCGCGTGGCGCGGACGCTCGACCTCGTCAACCTCGCCGGCTTCGAGCGCAAGTTCCCCTGGCAGCTTTCGGGCGGCATGCAGCAGCGCGCCTCGATCGCCCGCGCGCTTTCCTTCGACGCCGACCTTCTCCTGATGGACGAGCCCTTCGGCGCGCTGGACGAAATCGTGCGCGATCATTTGAACGAGCAGTTGCTGGAGCTATGGGCGCGCACGAACAAGACGATCTGCTTCGTCACGCACTCGATTCCCGAGGCGGTCTATCTCTCGACACGCATCGTGGTCATGTCGCCCCGCCCGGGTCGCGTGACGGATGTGATCGAATCCACTTTGCCGAAGGAGCGCCCGCTCGACATCCGCGACACGCCGGAATTCCTGGAGATCGCCCATCGCGTCCGCGAGGGCCTGAGGGCGGGGCATGGAGATGATTGA
- a CDS encoding Zn-dependent hydrolase, producing MAAPGENLRINADRLWESIHEMAEIGPGVAGGNNRQTLTDEDGEGRHLFKKWCEEAGMTVSVDAMGTMFALRPGTDPDALPVYVGSHLDTQPTGGRYDGVLGVLGGLEVVRTLNDLGIRTKHPIVVTNWTNEEGTRFAPAMLASGVFAGVHELEWAYDRTDREGKRFGDELARIGWKGEEPVGERKMKAFFELHIEQGPILEDEGVDIGVVTHGQGLKWLQVTIHGKESHTGSTPMPKRRNAGLGMARVIELVHEVAMDYQPHAVGAVGHMEVYPNSRNIIPGRTVFTIDIRSPDKKVLDAMDARIREGIQTICEAMDVDCEVEQVGHFDPVTFDETCVKAIRDAAERLGYTHRNIVSGAGHDACWINRVAPTAMVMCPCVDGLSHNEAEEITREWAQAGADVLFHAVVETAEIVE from the coding sequence ATGGCAGCACCCGGCGAAAACCTGAGAATCAATGCGGACCGATTGTGGGAGTCCATTCACGAGATGGCGGAGATCGGGCCCGGCGTGGCGGGCGGCAACAACCGCCAGACGCTGACGGACGAGGACGGCGAAGGCCGTCATCTCTTCAAGAAATGGTGCGAGGAGGCGGGCATGACCGTCTCGGTCGACGCCATGGGCACCATGTTCGCGCTGCGTCCGGGAACCGATCCCGACGCCCTGCCCGTCTATGTCGGCTCCCATCTCGACACCCAACCGACGGGCGGCCGCTATGACGGCGTGCTGGGCGTGCTCGGTGGGCTGGAGGTCGTGCGCACGCTGAACGATCTCGGCATCAGGACGAAGCACCCGATCGTCGTCACCAACTGGACCAACGAGGAGGGCACGCGCTTCGCGCCGGCCATGCTCGCCTCCGGCGTCTTCGCCGGGGTGCACGAGCTGGAATGGGCCTACGACCGGACGGACCGGGAAGGAAAGCGCTTCGGCGACGAGCTGGCGCGCATCGGCTGGAAAGGCGAGGAGCCGGTCGGCGAGCGCAAGATGAAGGCCTTCTTCGAACTGCATATCGAGCAGGGCCCGATCCTCGAGGACGAGGGCGTCGATATCGGCGTCGTCACCCACGGCCAGGGGCTGAAATGGCTGCAGGTGACCATTCACGGCAAGGAGAGCCATACCGGCTCCACGCCCATGCCAAAGCGGCGCAATGCCGGCCTCGGCATGGCCCGCGTGATCGAGCTCGTGCACGAGGTGGCGATGGACTACCAGCCCCATGCGGTGGGCGCCGTCGGCCACATGGAAGTCTACCCGAATTCGCGCAACATCATCCCCGGCAGGACGGTCTTCACCATCGACATCCGCTCGCCGGACAAGAAGGTGCTGGATGCGATGGACGCGCGGATCCGCGAGGGCATTCAGACCATCTGCGAGGCGATGGACGTCGATTGCGAGGTGGAGCAGGTCGGCCATTTCGACCCGGTCACCTTCGACGAGACCTGCGTGAAGGCGATCCGCGACGCGGCCGAGCGGCTGGGCTACACGCACCGCAACATCGTTTCCGGCGCGGGGCACGACGCCTGCTGGATCAACCGCGTCGCACCCACGGCGATGGTCATGTGTCCTTGCGTCGACGGCCTCTCGCACAACGAGGCGGAGGAGATCACCAGGGAATGGGCGCAGGCGGGCGCCGACGTGCTGTTCCATGCCGTGGTGGAGACGGCGGAAATCGTGGAATAG